DNA from Cheilinus undulatus linkage group 20, ASM1832078v1, whole genome shotgun sequence:
GTGGGCTGGGCTTAACCTTAACAACAGGGTGAAGATTTTTGACATTCATCAGCTGAGGTGGCAtgggcatctgattaggatgcatGCTGGAGGAATTAGAAGTATTAACTAGCCTAAGAACATCTCGGGctcccccaggaggagctgacAAATGCTGCAGGGGAGGGAGATGTcagggttgacttgcttagccagCTTCCAACCTCGACTCTACAGCAGATAAATGGAAGAGATaaggtggatggatggaatcaAACAATGGAGAACACCCAAGGTCACCTGCATTTGGCAGTGAAATCTCTTCAGGTTTTGGTTTTTTGATTGGAAAGATAGGTTAGAGCAACCACACTGAAAGTTGCATCTTACTATCGAGTTACTGCAAACTTAATCTCAGTTTTCATTACCAAAATGTTCTTACCTTCAGCTAATCAGTCCATATAGGTCTCCTCATTTACACAACAGTCCAACCTGGTGATTAAAATGAGCAAACTAgtgaaaaaacactttcaacTTATaaaataatgttcatgtttgctCGACAGTCTTCTTCAGGGCTTTAGGTTGAACTGTCTCTagactgggtgcatgtttgctgAGGAGGGCTGCCCACAGAAGTAACCCCCCCCCTCCAGCATTGGTGCTGGCATCCTACTTTTAAGAGCTGAAAAAAAATTTGTGACGCTactattgggttctgatgttggagtTATTATCTCATGCTACTTTTCAACCCGTTTTCACCATATTTTGCAccaattttgactgttttttaccctttattcCCCACTtatttgccacttgtaacccatttttgccactgttttaaaacatacaactctttttgccacttctatttgGCACCTTTAGCtaattttgcccaattttgccattttaaccaatttttgctgctttttgcacatatttgccagtttatttgctaataatggcaattttttgccactgttttgccgtTAAATGGgaattatttccacttttagcACTTTTTGGACACTTTCTTCCACTCTGACCCTTTCTTTTGCTGCGTTCTGCTCATTTTTGTACCACTTCGCCACTTTGAACAATTCTTGCATTTgctaaccttgaaaagcagatggatacgcccatctctgtgtttcttactgctgaatccatcttgcaaagctcccatctgaacagtttgggcccggttagaaagtgacaggaccaatcagcaacgagtgGCAGTACTTTTGAACGTGGCGGAGtggtgatgtaagcaagcagcaacaagaggccggtgcaattatggcggaagagatcagcgtggatgctgctagtgccagttttatcagaacttgacaacatttcttcattaaaataagaacaaagaacagcagtgacttgttttctgttcaaaaactacacatatttgccacttttcacccatttttgctactttttgcccattttgccagtttatttgCTAATTAtggtccattttttgccactgttttgctgCTTAATGGcaattatttccacttttagacctttttttaaggaactttcttccactctGACCCTTTGTTTTACTTCTGCTCATTTTATGCAACTTCGCAactttcaacaatttttgctgcttttttttttgccccttaacCCACTTGTACCActtctttttctacttttaacctACATTTGTCAGTTTTCACACTTTTTGGTCTCTTAAATACtcttaatttgattattttccattaaagttgtcccagtttcttctactttattttctggcatcctgacatttgtccacatcatggcttagctatggaGTCTGACATTACTGTTATTATCATTTTGTGCCCATCCATGTTGTttacattaccaataaaaaggttattctgtttttcaaaaagaggtttacattttagaaaaataCTAAAATTCATGTTTGGTAGCCTTGAGGAGAGTAGTTATCATTCAGGctcaaaatgaaatatggttattGCAGATTAACTTTGAAATGGACCATGaatttgctgacctccatgggccgaCAGTTttactgggccccagaaagctctcccgtTATGGCTGGCCTTGTTGCTGAGTGAATTCAGTGGCAAACCTCAGTTTTGGGTAGAGGCACACGTGTGTGAGGCACGTCGTCTATgctgcatctccctgctgtcaaaacCTTGTCTGTCTTTATGAACCTGAAAAAAACTCCGAACAAGTGAGCATTCTTGGTTTAACTGAGTTAGGgaagaattcaaaataaaagcattctgtataAATGACGAGTTTCTCCACAAAATGCCAAATCTGACTGGTAATTTTAAAAGCACAAATCCAAAGTGTATCCATACTATTTCAATCATGCTTGTGacaagggatgcatgatattggatttttgtcgatatccgatatgccgatatttacagattcattttggCCGATACTGATATCGAAACAGATacttaaatatgctttttggacaagaaatttctgtccttttggacacactttaatgtttgaggatgaccaaggaaataaactttagtccttaaaaaacactttaaagttaaggaataggataaataaagaaaaagacctcagctGACATAgatctgttggttcagcctaaaagtCCATTCATTTATTAGTAtgtatggacaaaatttacagccaatatatgctgaaatacacaggcaaaataccagatgtaaatatcggcagaaattttgatatctgccgatacagaTACCAgactgataatatcatgcatccctacttgtGACATACTGAACCCACATAAGCATGCcttctaaaacaaaacaaacatgggtTTCTGTTCAtcattttcccatctttttttggtttgtggaaaaaaaggcgAGCCTGTTATTACCTACATTCTCAGTGTGAAATGTGGCACTATGTTAGTTGTCTGAAAGCTCTGTCATATTAAAATGCACACCAGAATTAAAATCAAGCCATGACGCAGCCATTATGTGGCTGCgatgcacccagtctgaaacttCAGGCAAAAGCACGCCAAGATCCTTTGTCTGATCAGGAATGTGTttgaaaacaatcaaacaaatgaAAGTTTCATACTGCCTGGCAGACAGCAGGACCTTCGAAACCCCTGATAGATAATTTGGAATGATAGATGATAATGAATGATAATTTGGTCCTAATAACTGACTTCCTCCCCTCATCTCTCTCAGGTGACACAGTGTTCATCATCCTGAGGAAGCAGCGCCTCATCTTCCTGCACTGGTACCACCACATCACCGTGCTGCTCTATTCCTGGTACTCCTACAAAGACCAGGTGGCAGGCGGCGGCTGGTTCATGACTATGAACTACATCGTCCATTCCCTCATGTACACGTACTACGCTGCCAAGGCGGCCGGCATGCGGATTCCCCGAGTCTGCGCCATGATCATCACAGCCACACAGATCATGCAGATGGTGATGGGTCTGACCGTGCTGGGTCTGGTTTACCGCTGGATGCACGAAGTTCACTGTCCGTCCCACATGGACAACATCACATGGGGCTCGCTCATGTACCTCAGCTACCTGGTCCTGTTCGCCTTGTTCTTCTACAACACGTACCTCAGAGGCTCCTCAGGGGGCAAAGGATCCAAGGCAGAGTAGAGTCTGTGCCATAAGTTAGGGTCCACGAACACGTCAGTCACAACTAACTAACTGGCTCCTCCTCTTTTACAACAACTTCACTTGACTTTTGATAGAAACCTGAGGCTAAAACGACAACTAATACCTGGATTTAGAGCAGTAGCACGGAGGAGGCCAGTTCAATATGATGTCTTATTACAGTAAAAAGGGCATTATATTTGACTAACATAGTTCTTTAATGATTGCCTTTCACTCTTGACCAGAAGCATAAAAAGCCATGTGAGGGCCAAAAATTTGTCAGAGGTAGAAACAAAAGTTTGTGTTTATAATTTAAGAAAAGTGAGTTGTTGATGTAAACGTTAAAGCtctgaaatgaaaaaagcacTTGCACAGTGTTAAAGGAATAGTTCAACATCATCTTCTCTGCAGTTAGGATGCATCTTAGCATGACTGGAAGTCGTAGAAACCAACTTACCAGCTTGTTTCTAAAGGggacaaatgaaaaaaatgacttaccAGATTACTTGCAAATATAGTCCATGGTATAAAATGGTAGTCGAAACTGAAACCtgaggcaaaaattgtttatttttcagggATGTCTACATGTTTCGACTCCAATGAGTCTTCATCCCAACATGTAGACATCCTGAGTATCTCTAAAAAGATCGTAACGGTGATAGCTAGCTGGTTTACCTTGCATCAGTCAAGCTAAGCTAAGATAAATAATCCACAACTGCAGGTCTTTTTTAAACCTTTGAACTACAAACTTACGTCCGGCTTATCTCACTCTCAtagaagaaaaatgttgaactaTTCCTTTAAAGTAGTGTCTGTTTTCGCCCTAGCACTGTGACCTACAGGATAGTAAAAGGGAACAAAGACTTCACAATGCACTGACTTTTAAAGGGCGTTATTTATCCCAAGTTTAGCTCTTACCACTAAAATGCACATGCTCTACACCGGACACACGTTATTTTACACATGAAGCACTGTGATCAGTTTGTGTTTGTTATGTCACACTCAACACGTCATAGTTTACCACAGCTCGCTAACAGAGCGGATTCTTCCTGCTTTCAGCACACAAATACTTCATCTGACGATAAGATCTGAGTGACGAACATTCTTCATCAGACAGATAGCTTCTAGAGGTCGGGTTGTGTAATGAATACCTGGCCTTGACCTTTCTGCAttactgttaaaaaagaaaaacatgtttacacacCGTGCACGTTCTGCCTTTTTTATCTCACATGAGAACCCTCACTGGACAAATCTCGCCCTAAAATCAGCCTCTTTATGCTCACTAGCAATATAAAAGAAGAACTGCACAGTTTAATGTCAAATTTGTGAAAgtgtagatttatttattttgactttttaaatctcagtcCAAAAGTCAAACATTAACAAATTCGTGCATGCTTTACTCGTGTGTTTGGTTTACAAAATctaggagagaaaaaaaaatatggttcAGATGATTGTCACATCAGTGAGTCCTCGAGCGTCCTTATTATTGATACGTGTTTAAATCGTCATGAGCACTTAAGGACAAAATTTAACAGGAAATGTTATAAACCCAATAAACACTGATTAAAAGTGAGGTTTCAATGAATAGACTCGGATAAAACAACTTATATTAGATCAGAGTTGGCACACAATccatttaaaaaagggaaatattaATCTTATTGCAAATTATTTCATAAACTGTAAGAACACTTACTCACTTTATTGCAAGTCCCTTGAGGAAGGTATCAACACATATAAATCACCTATATTTGAGTGTCGATAGATTATATCAACGAACCCCCCAGGGGATCTTGAGACGCtcagagggggtcgccagatgcctacCAAAAAACCAAGAATAttgtttaaatgatttcaaattgtttgTTTAATCCAtcttttagggctgtcaaattcTGTAGTCAATCGTGATTAATTACAcccacttttttacattttaaaattccactagtTTGCACTCAGAACTGTTTTTGAGTCCCTTTGGATTTTTCTGTAGGgtatttgacttcctgtttggacacagacTTGGTTTATAGGTAGATTGTAGATTTGAACATGAActttatcacagaaaaaaagcttgtaaTGGATCATTAAGGAAACAAGgggacagtaaaaaggtaaatatttctTAGCACAAGATTCacatgacttttgacttgtccactggatttttaaagtgaaatgagacattaaggagcagtgatggACTTGTTTAACATCACTgttgctgcagggagacgctgccGTGGCACAACCAAAGTGTTGAAACAGACAATAAAGCGTGAGATTAATAACGGTTAAAAAATTAGTTTAATTGGGGGCCTTGAGTgatcttgacagccctactcttttaaaaaaatctgcataaaatgagagaaatgtaaaataaaaacatggtaatttgtaagtctgcacatgactattcttgaatgtgcatgggtGTGTTCAACCCCCTTCAGGTACGCTTGGGGCCCCCGGTCTTTGGCACCAAACTTTGGGAACCCCTGGATTATATTTGGCATCTTACCTCAAAAATCAACTGGCACTGAAAAGACAAACAGCTTTCTCAGTCAATAGATGCAACTTCctttgcaacttttt
Protein-coding regions in this window:
- the LOC121528468 gene encoding elongation of very long chain fatty acids protein 6-like, translating into MNDSLKLAEYDFERRFDEKGALEWMQEHWSKAFMFCGLYAVFVFGGQHFMRERSKLNLRRPLVLWSLSLAIFSIIGALRTGYYMVHVITNSGFRQSVCDSSFYSAPITKFWAYAFVLSKAPELGDTVFIILRKQRLIFLHWYHHITVLLYSWYSYKDQVAGGGWFMTMNYIVHSLMYTYYAAKAAGMRIPRVCAMIITATQIMQMVMGLTVLGLVYRWMHEVHCPSHMDNITWGSLMYLSYLVLFALFFYNTYLRGSSGGKGSKAE